Proteins encoded together in one Lepus europaeus isolate LE1 chromosome 13, mLepTim1.pri, whole genome shotgun sequence window:
- the ASPRV1 gene encoding LOW QUALITY PROTEIN: retroviral-like aspartic protease 1 (The sequence of the model RefSeq protein was modified relative to this genomic sequence to represent the inferred CDS: deleted 1 base in 1 codon) yields MDAEGRGTHPASPAGYWWEGGTRRGGASRTKENGEPWGPRLGIKKPVQSEQATQCLPPRPAASQPASQAPLFCLPAPGECAPLLREALLSSVIAPTLLCGLFYLAWVAAEVPEASRGMAASRARSQEGRRARTFLPEPFDGANVAPSLWLHRFEVISDLNEWDHATKLRFLKEALRGDALEVYSGLGAQDQGDYGAAREALLQAFGGPGAASGPRPKEIVFANSMGKGYYLKGKIGKVPVRFLVDSGAQVSVVHPSLWEEVTDGDLDTLRPFENVVKVANGAEMKILGVWDTVVSLGKLKLKAEFLVANASAEEAIIGTDVLQDHNAVLDFEHRTCTLKGKKFRLLPVGGSLEDEFDLELIEEEPSSEQELSY; encoded by the exons ATGGATGCAGAAGGGCGAGGCACCCATCCTGCTAGTCCGGCAGGATACTGGTGGGAGGGCGGGACCAGGAGGGGCGGGGCTTCCAGAACAAAGGAGaatggggagccctgggggcccaGGCTCGGCATCAAAAAGCCTGTGCAGAGCGAGCAAGCCACACAGTGCCTGCCTCCGCgcccagcagccagccagccagccagccaggccccTCTA TTCTGCTTGCCCGCACCGGGCGAGTGCGCACCCCTGCTCAGAGAGGCCCTGCTCTCCAGCGTGATTGCGCCCACACTGCTCTGTGGCTTGTTCTACCTGGCGTGGGTCGCCGCTGAAGTTCCAGAAGCCAGCAGAGGGATGGCcgccagcagagccaggagccaggaaggccgCCGGGCGCGCACTTTCCTCCCAGAGCCTTTTGACGGAGCCAATGTAGCCCCGAGCCTCTGGCTGCACCGCTTCGAGGTCATCAGCGACCTCAACGAGTGGGACCATGCCACCAAGCTCAGGTTCCTGAAGGAGGCCCTCAGGGGAGACGCCCTGGAGGTCTACAGTGGACTTGGTGCCCAGGACCAGGGGGACTATGGGGCTGCGCGAGAGGCCCTCCTGCAGGCCTTCGGGGGCCCCGGGGCCGCCTCCGGCCCCCGGCCCAAGGAGATCGTGTTCGCCAACAGCATGGGTAAGGGCTACTACCTCAAGGGGAAGATTGGCAAAGTGCCCGTGAGGTTCTTGGTGGACTCCGGGGCCCAGGTGTCCGTGGTGCACCCCAGCTTGTGGGAGGAAGTCACCGACGGCGACTTGGACACCCTGCGGCCCTTTGAGAATGTGGTGAAGGTGGCCAATGGGGCAGAAATGAAGATCCTGGGCGTGTGGGACACGGTGGTGTCCCTGGGCAAGCTGAAGCTGAAGGCCGAGTTCCTGGTGGCCAACGCGAGCGCGGAGGAAGCCATCATCGGCACGGACGTGCTACAGGACCACAATGCCGTCCTGGACTTTGAGCATCGCACCTGCACCCTGAAGGGGAAGAAGTTCCGCCTCCTGCCCGTCGGGGGGTCTCTGGAAGACGAATTCGACCTGGAGCTCATAGAGGAGGAGCCCTCCTCCGAGCAGGAGCTCTCCTATTGA